The Melospiza georgiana isolate bMelGeo1 chromosome Z, bMelGeo1.pri, whole genome shotgun sequence genome contains a region encoding:
- the CZH18orf32 gene encoding UPF0729 protein C18orf32 homolog, with translation MVCIPCIVIPVLLWVYKKFLEPYIYPMVAPFIKRVWPKKAVQEPPGTKQGPGGSTGDPRGPAAAKRDQEDGPGGHKLESNGIVNGSPAKGSAAVYDKKTA, from the exons ATGGTGTGCATTCCCTGCATCGTGATCCCTGTTCTGCTCTGGGTCTACAAGAAGTTTCTGGAGCCCTACATCTACCCCATGGTCGCCCCCTTCATCAAGCGTGTCTGGCCCAAGAAAGCAGTGCAGGAGCCACCAGGCACCAAGCAGGGGCCAGGAGGCAGCACTGGGGACCCCCGGGGACCTGCAGCTGCCAAGAGAGACCAGGAGGATGGACCTGGGGGCCATAAA TTGGAAAGCAATGGCATTGTAAATGGAAGTCCTGCAAAGGGATCTGCTGCAGTGTATGACAAGAAAACAGCTTGA
- the RPL17 gene encoding 60S ribosomal protein L17: protein MVRYSLDPENPTKSCKSRGSNLRVHFKNTRETAQAIKGMHIRKATKYLKDVTLKKQCVPFRRYNGGVGRCAQAKQWGWTQGRWPKKSAEFLLHMLKNAESNAELKGLDVDSLVIEHIQVNKAPKMRRRTYRAHGRINPYMSSPCHIEMILTEKEQIVPKPEEEVAQKKKISQKKLKKQKLMARE, encoded by the exons ATGGTGCGCTACTCCCTGGATCCGGAGAACCCCACGAAAT cATGCAAGTCCCGGGGATCTAACCTGCGTGTGCATTTCAAG AACACCCGAGAGACGGCGCAGGCCATCAAGGGCATGCACATCCGCAAGGCCACCAAGTACCTGAAGGACGTCACCCTGAAGAAGCAGTGTGTCCCCTTCCGGCGCTACAACGGCGGCGTCGGCAGGTGCGCCCAG GCCAAGCAGTGGGGCTGGACGCAGGGCCGCTGGCCCAAGAAGAGTGCGGAGTTCTTGCTGCACATGCTGAAGAATGCAGAGAGCAACGCTGAGCTCAAG GGTCTGGATGTGGACTCCCTGGTGATCGAGCACATCCAGGTGAACAAGGCTCCCAAGATGCGCCGGCGCACGTACCGGGCCCACGGCAGGATCAACCCCTACATGAGCTCCCCGTGCCACATCGAGATGATCCTCACGGAGAAGGAGCAGATCGTGCCCAAGCCAGAGGAGGAAGTTGCCCAAAAGAAAAAG ATCTCCcagaagaagctgaagaagCAAAAGCTAATGGCTCGGGAATAA